The following are encoded in a window of Burkholderiales bacterium genomic DNA:
- a CDS encoding YhdP family protein, with protein MFVKRGLVFVKHGSLWFYRLATGMVLVAGALFVAGVLALRYALLPNVDGFRPAIAGAVSEAIGQPVEIARLEGSWRGYRPELTLHGLRVSEPGGQLALELQRFEAVLSWTALFFGKLSFHSIELEGAALEVRRDAQARIWVSGTAIKPAAGQEKGFLDWLLAQRQVVIRHARVTWTDALRSAGPLVIRDVALRLDNDGPAHRFGMTGVPPPELAAPLTLRGEFAGEAGERGAWRGRVYVAVERADLARLQEWFPAPLRLESGQGSIQLWLDVHSGRVVAATAESVLADVRTRLAPELAPLALRRFAARLSWQEDAAQTRLAAEQITFTTEDDITLPAARIELRRRGTQSELHLQGLELAPVVALAERLPLDARIRERLQATAPSGRINSAKLAWEGAWDASRPYAVQADLEALRWRADGVLPGLSGFAAHLAVNERGGVASLRANAGTLALPRVFEEPIPLDYLNAEVDWSLRDGQVVVSVRNAAFVNDHAAGNISGTYWSEPGAKGTVDVSGSLVRADANAVWRYIPRRAPGTQRWLQRALVTGTADEVRLRLKGPLDRFPFADGKSGLFEVVSKVRDITLAFDERWPAVEGASGVVAFRGAQMDIQSSAGHMLGLQTSGVRARIPMLGDRDERLLLEGEAHGSLGEFLRLIAESPVSEYTGRFTEHMRAAEGEGKLRLSLELPLRRIAEAKVSGTLEIDAREVIVDPRIPALSDVAAAVTFTEAGASVHEGRARIYGAPLHFDLSAQRGGVATVVAAGLIDARGLQRAHPGPLTGALDGAAEWKATLTLRDRVALLRASSTLAGMALRLPAPFAKPAAASLPFAVELKEGSGGGQQLFASLGQIATAQLLFDGGALRAGEVRFGGQAGIPRRSGLTLTGRLDEVNIDAWRQWAGAPAPSQGPGLSAVDLSVGALSVAGRRFAARRLQGERDARGWRFAVEGPDVSGTLAWESSSESRITGRFAALRVPEGTTALQPSAVDDSPPRSLPGLDIVADSFTFEGKPLGRLELLALAQGDAWQLQRLEVSNPDGRLSASGRWSLGAMPETTLDVRIEAQDVGGLLTRLGYAESIRGGNGALSGRVSWAGAPHRLDLPSLDGQLRLEAAKGRFARLDPGMGKLLGLLSLQTLPRRLSLDFRDVFSAGFSFDRISADVVLTRGVARTENFRMEGPAARVAMRGAVDLAAETQDLRLRVLPQLSTGVAIAGAMVNPAVGIATLLAQKALGDPVEQLAAAEYHVTGTWAAPDVERVIAKGANGTPRR; from the coding sequence GTGTTCGTCAAACGCGGTCTCGTATTCGTCAAGCACGGCTCGCTGTGGTTCTACCGGCTCGCGACCGGCATGGTGCTCGTAGCCGGCGCGCTGTTCGTCGCGGGCGTGCTCGCGTTGCGCTACGCGCTGCTGCCCAACGTGGACGGCTTTCGTCCCGCCATCGCCGGTGCGGTTTCCGAGGCAATCGGCCAGCCGGTCGAGATCGCGCGGCTCGAGGGCAGTTGGCGCGGCTACCGCCCGGAGCTGACACTGCACGGTCTGCGCGTGAGCGAGCCGGGCGGGCAGCTTGCGCTCGAGCTGCAGCGGTTCGAAGCGGTACTGTCCTGGACCGCGCTGTTTTTCGGCAAGCTGAGCTTTCATTCCATCGAGCTGGAGGGCGCCGCACTCGAAGTCCGGCGCGATGCGCAGGCGAGGATCTGGGTCAGTGGTACTGCGATCAAGCCGGCGGCCGGCCAGGAAAAGGGTTTTCTCGACTGGCTGCTGGCGCAGCGCCAGGTGGTCATTCGCCATGCAAGGGTCACTTGGACCGACGCCTTGCGTAGCGCCGGCCCGCTCGTGATTCGCGACGTCGCCCTGCGACTGGACAACGACGGCCCCGCGCATCGCTTCGGCATGACCGGCGTGCCGCCGCCCGAGCTGGCGGCCCCGCTGACCTTGCGCGGCGAATTCGCCGGGGAGGCCGGCGAGCGCGGCGCCTGGCGCGGGCGAGTGTACGTGGCGGTCGAACGCGCGGACCTGGCCCGGCTGCAGGAGTGGTTCCCGGCGCCACTTCGCCTGGAGTCGGGACAGGGTTCGATCCAGTTGTGGCTCGACGTGCACAGCGGCCGGGTCGTCGCCGCGACCGCCGAGAGCGTGCTCGCCGACGTGCGCACCCGTCTGGCGCCCGAACTGGCGCCGCTCGCGCTGCGCCGGTTCGCGGCACGCCTGAGCTGGCAGGAGGACGCGGCGCAAACGCGGCTCGCTGCCGAGCAGATCACCTTCACCACCGAGGACGACATTACCCTGCCGGCAGCGCGCATCGAGCTGCGCCGGCGCGGGACGCAAAGCGAGCTGCATCTTCAGGGCCTGGAGCTTGCGCCGGTGGTGGCGCTTGCCGAACGGCTCCCGCTCGATGCCCGAATCCGCGAGCGTCTGCAAGCGACTGCGCCCTCCGGGCGCATCAACAGCGCCAAGCTCGCCTGGGAGGGTGCCTGGGATGCCTCGCGCCCGTACGCGGTCCAGGCCGACCTGGAAGCCTTGCGATGGCGGGCCGACGGCGTGCTGCCCGGCCTGTCGGGGTTTGCGGCGCACCTGGCCGTCAACGAGCGCGGTGGAGTGGCGTCGCTGCGCGCAAATGCGGGTACCCTGGCGCTGCCGCGGGTGTTCGAAGAGCCGATTCCCCTCGATTACCTCAACGCCGAAGTCGACTGGTCGTTGCGCGACGGGCAAGTGGTGGTGAGCGTGCGCAATGCCGCGTTTGTCAACGACCACGCTGCCGGAAACATCTCGGGAACCTATTGGAGCGAACCCGGCGCCAAGGGCACCGTCGATGTTTCCGGCAGCTTGGTGCGGGCCGATGCGAACGCGGTCTGGCGCTACATCCCTCGCAGGGCGCCGGGCACCCAGCGCTGGCTGCAGCGCGCGCTGGTGACCGGCACCGCCGACGAGGTGCGATTGCGCTTGAAAGGCCCGCTGGACCGCTTCCCGTTTGCGGATGGCAAGAGCGGCCTGTTCGAAGTGGTATCGAAGGTGCGCGACATCACGCTGGCTTTCGACGAGCGCTGGCCCGCGGTCGAAGGCGCGAGCGGCGTTGTCGCCTTCCGCGGCGCGCAGATGGATATCCAGTCCAGCGCCGGACACATGCTCGGGCTGCAAACGAGCGGGGTGCGCGCGCGCATCCCGATGCTGGGCGATCGCGACGAACGCTTGCTGCTGGAGGGCGAAGCGCACGGCTCCCTTGGGGAATTCCTGCGCTTGATCGCCGAGAGCCCGGTGTCGGAATACACCGGCCGCTTCACCGAGCACATGCGCGCGGCCGAGGGCGAAGGAAAGCTCCGGCTGTCGCTCGAACTGCCGCTGCGCCGCATTGCCGAGGCGAAGGTTTCCGGCACGCTGGAAATCGATGCTCGGGAAGTGATCGTCGACCCTCGCATCCCCGCGCTGTCCGACGTGGCGGCGGCAGTGACCTTCACGGAAGCAGGCGCCAGCGTGCACGAGGGCCGGGCGCGAATTTACGGCGCGCCGCTGCACTTCGATCTGAGCGCCCAGCGCGGCGGTGTGGCAACCGTGGTGGCCGCCGGACTGATCGATGCCCGGGGACTGCAGCGCGCGCATCCCGGCCCCCTGACCGGCGCGCTGGACGGCGCAGCCGAGTGGAAGGCCACGCTGACCCTGCGCGACCGGGTCGCGCTGTTGCGGGCGAGCTCGACGCTGGCGGGAATGGCGCTGCGGCTGCCTGCGCCGTTTGCCAAGCCCGCCGCGGCGTCGCTGCCGTTCGCGGTCGAACTCAAGGAAGGTTCCGGTGGTGGTCAACAACTGTTTGCCTCCCTTGGTCAGATCGCCACGGCGCAGCTCCTGTTCGACGGCGGCGCCTTGCGCGCCGGTGAGGTTCGCTTCGGAGGTCAGGCGGGGATTCCGCGCCGGTCCGGCCTGACGCTGACCGGCCGCCTCGACGAAGTGAACATCGACGCTTGGCGCCAGTGGGCCGGAGCCCCGGCGCCCTCACAGGGGCCGGGGCTCTCCGCGGTCGATCTGTCGGTTGGTGCACTGAGCGTGGCTGGCCGCCGTTTCGCCGCGCGGCGACTGCAGGGCGAGCGCGACGCGCGCGGCTGGCGCTTTGCGGTGGAAGGTCCGGATGTCTCCGGGACGCTGGCCTGGGAAAGCAGCAGCGAGAGCCGCATCACGGGGCGTTTTGCCGCGCTGCGAGTCCCGGAGGGCACCACAGCACTGCAGCCGTCCGCTGTCGACGACTCGCCGCCACGCAGTCTGCCGGGACTGGATATCGTGGCGGACAGCTTCACGTTCGAAGGCAAGCCGCTCGGCCGGCTGGAACTGCTGGCGCTCGCGCAAGGCGATGCCTGGCAGCTGCAGCGTTTGGAGGTCTCCAATCCGGACGGCAGGCTCTCGGCGAGCGGCAGATGGAGCCTGGGTGCAATGCCCGAAACAACGCTCGATGTGCGCATCGAAGCCCAAGACGTCGGCGGGCTGCTCACGCGCCTCGGATATGCGGAAAGCATCCGCGGCGGCAATGGCGCGCTGAGCGGACGGGTCTCATGGGCCGGCGCACCCCACCGGCTGGACCTGCCCAGCCTGGACGGGCAGCTCAGGCTGGAGGCGGCCAAGGGGCGCTTCGCCAGACTGGACCCCGGCATGGGGAAGCTGCTTGGCCTCTTGAGTCTGCAGACGCTGCCACGCCGGCTCTCGCTGGATTTCCGGGACGTGTTCAGCGCGGGCTTCAGCTTCGACCGGATCAGTGCCGACGTGGTGCTCACGCGCGGCGTGGCTCGGACCGAGAACTTCCGCATGGAGGGACCGGCGGCGCGCGTGGCGATGCGCGGTGCGGTGGACCTTGCCGCCGAGACGCAGGATCTACGGCTGCGCGTACTGCCGCAGCTTTCGACCGGCGTCGCGATCGCGGGGGCGATGGTGAACCCGGCCGTGGGCATCGCCACGCTGCTTGCGCAGAAGGCCCTGGGCGACCCGGTGGAGCAGCTCGCGGCAGCCGAGTATCACGTCACCGGCACCTGGGCGGCGCCCGACGTCGAGCGCGTGATCGCGAAAGGCGCCAACGGCACCCCGCGCCGTTGA
- the glnE gene encoding bifunctional [glutamate--ammonia ligase]-adenylyl-L-tyrosine phosphorylase/[glutamate--ammonia-ligase] adenylyltransferase: MNPSAAELDPQLASALRWSRYARQLVAAGSCPLEPAAFSRPFLRSRMRAALADPPSSSEDLARRLRKLRQGVMLCLIARDLSGRADLAEVVGTTTALAEETVRAALEFHHAALARQFGRPMGQGGEQRLHVIGMGKLGGEELNVSSDIDLIFAYPEEGETDGARKIANHEFFTRLARRLISALAEITDEGFVFRVDTRLRPNGDSGPLVVSFDMLEEYFYTQGREWERYAWVKARVIAGDREPELMALATPFVYRRHLDFSALESLRALHSQVRQEVLRRDIADNIKLGPGGIREIEFLVQVFQLIRGGRDTALRVRPTLAALEQLAARGLLPADAVAQLRAAYVFLRNLEHRLQYLDDRQTQTLPASAEDRLIIAQAMGFADPASFDRALAGHRSVVTGHFEAIFAANGNVRSDAANASWLQTLDPEQAAGRLQGLGYPDPASVLERLAGLRSGARYMRMSASGQARLDRLLPLVVEAAARFEGADATLTRLLHVIESIGRRESYLALLLEYPQALEALTRLAAASPWAADYLAQQPMLLDELIAAPGKAAPDWPRLRTELREAMDQSAGNIERQMDLLRHFKHAQTLRLLMQDLAGELPLETLSDHLSDLACAVLDEVLRQAWAGLRTRHREQPRFAVIGYGKLGGKELGYASDLDLIFLYDDAHEAAPEVYARLAQRINTWLTSATPAGVLYDTDLRLRPNGAAGLLVSNVDAFDDYQRKRAWVWEHQALTRARFVAGDQGVGSRFEAIRNAVLRMPRERRKLKAEVVQMRRKMREGHPNASGLFDLKHDPGGIVDVEFTVQYLVLGYAHAHPELTGNIGNLALLDLAARLALIPTPLARAVRAAYREFRARQHALRLQGERYARLPHAAVAGHARNVVELWNWVFEGDSV; the protein is encoded by the coding sequence ATGAACCCTTCCGCGGCGGAACTCGATCCACAGCTCGCCAGCGCCCTGCGCTGGTCGCGTTACGCCCGCCAACTGGTGGCCGCGGGAAGCTGCCCGCTCGAGCCCGCGGCATTCTCTCGCCCGTTCTTGCGCAGCCGGATGCGCGCCGCGCTCGCCGACCCGCCATCGAGTTCCGAGGACCTTGCGCGCCGCCTGCGCAAGCTGCGCCAGGGGGTGATGCTGTGCCTGATCGCGCGCGATCTGTCCGGGCGTGCCGATCTGGCCGAAGTGGTGGGCACCACCACCGCACTCGCCGAAGAGACGGTGCGCGCGGCGCTGGAGTTTCACCACGCGGCGCTCGCGCGGCAGTTCGGGCGCCCGATGGGTCAGGGCGGGGAGCAGCGGCTGCACGTCATCGGCATGGGCAAGCTCGGCGGCGAAGAACTCAACGTGTCCTCCGACATCGATCTGATCTTCGCCTACCCCGAAGAGGGGGAAACCGACGGCGCCCGCAAGATCGCGAACCACGAGTTCTTCACGCGGCTGGCGCGGCGCCTGATCTCGGCGCTCGCGGAGATCACCGACGAGGGATTCGTGTTCCGCGTCGACACCCGCCTGCGGCCCAACGGCGACAGCGGCCCGCTGGTCGTGAGCTTCGACATGCTGGAGGAATACTTCTACACCCAGGGGCGCGAATGGGAGCGCTACGCCTGGGTCAAGGCGCGGGTGATCGCCGGGGATCGCGAACCCGAGCTGATGGCGCTCGCCACACCCTTCGTCTACCGTCGCCACCTCGATTTCTCGGCGTTGGAAAGCCTGCGCGCCCTGCACAGCCAAGTGCGGCAGGAAGTTCTCCGGCGCGACATCGCCGACAACATCAAGCTCGGGCCCGGGGGGATCCGCGAGATCGAGTTCCTGGTCCAGGTGTTCCAGCTCATCCGCGGGGGGCGCGACACCGCGCTGCGGGTGCGGCCTACGCTGGCGGCGCTCGAGCAGCTCGCCGCGCGCGGCTTGCTGCCCGCGGACGCAGTGGCACAGTTGCGCGCCGCCTATGTCTTCCTGCGCAACCTGGAGCACCGGCTGCAATATCTCGACGATCGCCAGACGCAGACGCTGCCGGCGAGCGCGGAGGACCGGCTCATCATCGCGCAGGCGATGGGGTTCGCCGACCCTGCGAGCTTCGACCGCGCGCTTGCCGGGCATCGCAGCGTGGTGACCGGGCATTTCGAGGCGATCTTCGCCGCCAACGGCAACGTCCGCTCGGATGCGGCCAACGCAAGCTGGCTGCAAACGCTCGATCCCGAGCAGGCGGCCGGGCGCCTGCAGGGGCTCGGGTACCCCGATCCGGCCTCGGTGCTCGAACGCCTCGCGGGGCTGCGCTCCGGGGCGCGCTACATGAGGATGTCGGCTTCGGGTCAGGCGCGCCTGGACCGCCTGCTGCCGCTGGTCGTGGAAGCGGCGGCGCGCTTCGAAGGCGCGGACGCAACGCTCACCCGCCTGCTGCACGTGATCGAGAGCATCGGCCGCCGCGAGTCCTATCTGGCCTTGCTGCTCGAGTATCCGCAAGCGCTCGAAGCACTGACGCGGCTCGCCGCCGCCAGCCCCTGGGCCGCCGACTACCTCGCGCAGCAGCCGATGCTGCTCGACGAACTGATCGCCGCGCCCGGCAAGGCCGCGCCCGACTGGCCCAGGCTCAGGACGGAATTGCGCGAGGCGATGGACCAGAGCGCCGGCAACATCGAACGGCAGATGGATCTGCTGCGGCACTTCAAGCATGCGCAGACGCTGCGCCTGCTCATGCAGGACCTCGCCGGAGAACTGCCCCTGGAGACGCTGTCCGACCACCTCTCCGACCTGGCTTGCGCGGTGCTGGACGAGGTTCTGCGCCAGGCATGGGCGGGGCTGCGTACGCGACACCGCGAGCAGCCGCGCTTTGCCGTCATCGGCTATGGCAAGCTCGGCGGCAAGGAGCTGGGCTATGCCTCGGATCTCGACCTCATCTTTCTCTACGACGATGCGCACGAGGCGGCTCCCGAGGTCTACGCCAGGCTCGCGCAGCGCATCAATACCTGGCTCACGAGCGCGACACCGGCGGGCGTGCTCTACGACACCGATCTGCGCCTTCGCCCCAATGGAGCGGCCGGCCTGTTGGTGAGCAACGTCGATGCCTTCGACGACTACCAGCGCAAGCGGGCCTGGGTCTGGGAGCACCAGGCGCTCACCCGCGCGCGCTTCGTGGCCGGGGATCAAGGCGTGGGCAGCCGCTTCGAGGCGATCCGCAACGCAGTCCTGCGCATGCCGCGCGAGCGCCGCAAGCTCAAAGCCGAGGTCGTCCAGATGCGCCGGAAGATGCGCGAGGGCCATCCCAACGCCAGCGGGCTGTTCGATCTGAAGCACGACCCCGGAGGCATCGTCGACGTCGAATTCACCGTCCAGTACCTCGTGCTGGGCTATGCGCACGCGCATCCCGAACTCACCGGCAACATCGGCAACCTGGCGCTGCTCGACCTCGCCGCACGGCTGG